The genomic window ttttgtgcttccaGTAAAGGTCGCACAAGTGCTTTTGACATCACTTCCTGCCGCCGCTGACAATGGCCGCATTCTGCGTGCAATCCATCCATGCTAGCACGAGATGGGGCTTTTCTCGCCAGACTGCAGCGATTGTGCAACAGGAAACCGTCGCCGTTTCTCAAGAAGACGTTCCAAGCGCGCTTTGCACAGGACGTGCCGGGGCATCGGTGACGCGAGCGCTTTTGATACAAGCTAATGTGGTAACGGATAGGAAACGTGGCCGAGGCATGTGAAGTGAAAAACACACATGTATGCCAAAGTGTGCAGCTGCTACTCATTCCTGTAAGTGACATCATCTCGCACAGCTGACTGACTGGTGTGTCAGCAAATGGCTCCATCGCTTGCCTTAAAAGGAGACAAGTGCATTGCTCTTTTGGAACCTGATGGTTCCGTCCCTCACACAACAGTGGTACCTAATGCTGTGTCTATTTTTGTCTCCAGTTTCTCTGGAGAGTATGTCACCCCCAAATCACATTGACTGTATTCTCTTCATTGCCTTTTTTCTCATGAGGTGAAACTGCGCCAAGTTCTTGGAAGTGGGCAGACTACACGACCAAATGCACATAACCCTAAAAGTTGCAACAGACAAGAAACTCTAAAGACATCCATGAAAAAATCATCTGTTCTGAAGCCAGGCATCCTCTGACCTGGATGCAAGAagagcacgcacgcgcacacgtcAGAGAGCGCGCACACAAAGAGGAAGATAAAGCCGataagacagagagagagcgtgtGAGGAGCGGATGTTTGGTTTTTCAGTCCTATTCATTCAGAAAGGCCCTATCGTCGAGGCCAACATAGCTGAGAAAAACCACACCGAGTGCTTGATACCTCACACTCTTGCTTTTCCCGACCTCCGAGGACCCGCATTGACGTAAGTGGCGACGCGCGGTGGCCATCGCGTCGCACACAAACATCTTGCAAATGGCTCCTAGAAAAGTGGCCTTGCAACTTAGTCAAAAGTCGCAAGGTATTTGTTCAACAAAATTTTTGCTAGTCCAAAGTGCTTTGAAGTCTTGTGTATTTGCTCGCTTGTGTGAGTTGCCCAGTGCATGCTACACATATCAAGCTGCCTTGCCTCGCCTTCGAGTGATTGACAACATGAGAGTAAAGGCTCATACGTGTCTCCGTCTTCATCTTGCCGAGTGGCCAGCGCCATGCTCCTCAGCGGGTCCCGCGAGTGCTGGAAGCTGAGATGCTCCGCCTCCGGGTAGGGGTATGCCTGACAGTGACCTGACAAATAAAGCAGCGCAGTCAGTGCGGTATTTGAGCCAGTGAGCTACTTGAGTCAAAAGGGGAATCACGTTCTGGACGTTTTCTCAATGACTCGTCGCCTGCCTGAGGCCACCTGTCACTCAACATATAAACCGCAGGAGGATGTGCGTTTCAGTGACATAGTGGGAATTTGGACCACACCAGCGTTGTTTCTGAGCGAATACATGTTTAAGTGACACATAACCCTAAAAAATAGATTTCAGAATTTAAATATTAAATCATCCTTCCAATCATTCACAAATGTGTTCCCCGCTGAGCTCTCTTGTTTGGGAGAGAGATGGAGTACACACTGGACTGTTGGCCAGTTCACTGCATATATTGCACAAAATtatagtaaaaaaagaaaatgataaatatatattttgtatatcTATTTATCATAATTTCTGAATAATTGCATTAAGACatacaaattaaaatgaaaatatatctatttttttcaatgttgatttgaattgtatttttttcggtgttgattttttttgttaataatGCATTTCATTCGTCGTTAATTGTGATTTTGTATTTCACGGGTCGGCCCGGTCCCTATTCCCCGCAAATACCGGGGTACGGACTATTTCGATTAGTGCCACAACTGATCGCATTTAACAGCaatgatgaaggcggaagattccgccgaaacatgtcaggtaaatgaacctaaaacaaatttgtttgatatagaagaaccagagaagtaacaGCAATGTAATTAGAGATCATCCGTACTCACCATAAGTGAAGGAGGACACGACGTGGACGGGAAAAGCTTCCAAACTCCGCTCAGCCTCCTTCGCGTGCATGTGGGTTGCCCCAGCAACAGGCAGCCGACCCTCAGCGGCGCTTCTCTCGCGTCGCTGCGGCGCGACAGCCTCCCCCGTCGCCGGGGAAAAGCGCTCCACTCGTCCCACGTCTCCAGACGCTCGCTCCTCCGGCTCCACGGCGATAGGTCGCTTCCGAAAAGGAAGCCGGAGGGAAGCCCCGTCAGCCGGTCTCTTGCGAGGGAAACCCGGCGTAGGCGGAGGCGCAGGTGAGCCGACGGTCTCCTTGCGGCAACATGGGCGGTCTGGCGCCGCTGCGGACGAGGTGCTCCCCCGCTGACTGGTACTCAGGTCCAGCGGCGCGGCGGCGGTAAGCGAACGGCCGTCATCGTTCATGGTCATGACGTTTGGCATCAACCGGGGGCGAGGTTGAAAGTCTTTTGAGAGTCTCAGGTGCGTCTCGGTGCTTCGCTGAAAGTCTGTTGGCAGTAAAAACCGGACAGATAGCCCCCAAAAGCGATCATTCCGTTGGCGTCATTGGtaggttttgtttgtttaatgaTAACAACTACAAATAATTTCCAAATCAAGCAACCTTCAGCTTAGTGCTGAATGCAAGTTATGCATGGAAGTGCAGCTGCGTAAGTGCTCCACCATtactttctttttaaaatgaaagtgaGCGAATACAACGTCGATGTgtttgtgcgcgcgcgcgtttgCCTGCATGTGCGTTTGGAGGAGTGCAGAAAATGTGCGGCGCCAACTTTCGTGGTGCCATTTTTGCATCAAAGTTTGAAATGTTATGTATCTATATtatccaggggatggatcaaaatcacacggggatgggttaaatgcagaggacaaatttcacctcacccagatgtgtgtgtgacaatcattgggactttaacttttaattaTATCTCTCGGAGGGAATCTGTGCCATCACTCACAATACATAGGTTCCCTCTGGTGCTAAGAATCGCTGCATCGCTAGTTCAGTTCACGTTTTTATTTAATCATGTTTGCAGATCATCTTTAGGTTTTTTGAGGTGCAATCATTAGTTTATCTAAATGATAATCATACTCTATACAAACAGTGGCGGGCTGTGCATTTCACACCTAGGCCTTCAGTACTGCTCCGTCTGAATCAATCCAACCCTCAATAACTATTTTATGGCTATAAAACTTCTACTGCAGGTACAGCTGCGACACACTTAAGAAAAGCATAAAAAATAACCTGATGAAATTGCAATATTATTTAGGAATATAGCAACATTTTACTCACCAAAAATCCTGATTATTTGTACACAAAATCCATCCTCCTTTCTTTCCTTAATAAGATTTCACATACTCTGTTGTTCAGATTATCCGTGCGTTTCAGTTCCATCAAGAACTCCTTTTCTATCGCCATCgaagctaatgctaatgcaATTTCTAGCGTTCCTCGGAGCCTGTGAGCCAGGAGTACCGCTCGTAGTTAGTGGACTGAAAGTGGCGGACAAATCCTTTTCCCGGTTGTGACAGGTTTGCTAGCTGCGGAGTTGCCCGACCTTGCTTAACAATGTCTAGCTTTTCTTGAAAGGTCCATCTTGAAAATGGCTTTGACAGTAAATCTGCAATCAAATCaatttcttctcctccttcagCCATTGTGGGTTGAGAAAACAGCCATTAAATCAACACAATAATATCTTTGCTTGTGCAGCTCGCTACAGATGTAGTTTGCTAGCTCTGGCTAGTACACTCTCTGACTATTCAATCAAAGTGTGTGAATACGCTGACAATTCCGTACGCCTGCTAGAGGGCCTTGGTGTCGCCAACTCAAAATCTGATTGGTTGAAGCAACAGTTTGATCgacatttattttatgctaCAGGGCCTGCAGAACTGATTGTGAAGGCCTCCAGGCAGATTTCTTTGACCCTAGCAACAAATAGTGGCTGAAATATGATTGGTTAAAtccttaaatatgaaaatacatGTCTGGAGGCAGCACAACCAGGAAGCGGACAGACCATTTGGAATTATTTAATACGTAGTCATGGACAAAATATAATTAACATCAGTCTGTGATTCAGATATGTTTAGGCCAGCAGAAAAGGCCTTGCAGGCCCTGATGGCCCCCCACTGCTACAAATAGTAAACACTCAAACGCCAAACAAAATGCGACAGTATACTTTTGGAACAAAGCCATCATTTTTCAATGATAAACACGTATGCCCAGTGCACCACTGTATTATAATTTTCAACTCTATAATAGTCCATAATTATGTTTATGTAATTGCACTATGCAGTGGAACTTGAAGGAGCGCTGAGAAGCAAAACCGTTGAGTTCCGAAATAATTTTCCCTATTAGAAATAATTGAAAATAATCTTTTCTCAGGCAGCAAGTTTTTGCCCTAACGttacttttttttatctcacaATTGCGGAGTAACAATGCACAGAGTTGAATATGTAGTACATTTAAGATCCACATAACTTGACATTGATTTGGCGCTGAATCTGTAAACGAAGAGGtggaggggtggggtggggaaggggggttcATTGTTTGGAATTGGAATCACCTTCCATATGAAAAATCCAGTGGCTGCATTTTGTCAGTGTTTTACTTTCTTTGTTTTATCCACTGGGACCTGGATATCCCCTCGTAAATCCCTTAGCAACACTAGCACTTTTTATGGCCTCTCTATTCCTCAAAAATGAATTTATGGTCAATCCCTGCACTTTGAATTGCGATGCCAAGTAATCTGAATGCCTCTTTCTTACTTGTTTTTcagttcttcttctttctttttacagAGGTTTCCCGAATATGTTGAGTTCTGAGGTGGTTGACTTCCGGGGTTCCACTgtatttcaagattcaagattcaagagtttttattcgccatgtttgagcgtgccaaacaaggaatttgactttggtaaaaacacaccctctgttcaacatttaggtgactaacaacattcaggacatgtgaatttATGAAATGGTTAACCATTTTTGAATTTTTAATATGCAGAAACATTTCCGGGTCAAACCCCCACGGCAGAGCTCATGTGCCCGCAGGCCTCCAAGCATAACGAGGAAATGGGAGAATAAAAACAGATTCTGCAACCAGTCACACATACGCGCACGCAAAGCTCCACACCCACGAGCACCTCTAGTCCACACCTCAACATGTCACATACACCAACATCTCCTGATTCTTGGACTTACCCACGCAGGGCCAATTTGGTACTTTCCTGATCCACTCAAGTGTAGAGTTggccaaacatttgttgtctaaaGTCCCTAAAAAATCCAGACGGGTGGCACACACGTGCGCATTGCCACCATTTTCTGCAGAGTAAGACACAAATGGATGATTAGTACATTCGTTTATAACTTTAGAAATGCTTCAATGGCTACGATCTCGGTGCTACTTTGACTAACcccttttttctctcccttctGATAAATGGGTTTGTGTGGCTCTGtcaaacaaataaaagcatCATGTGGGTCGGATGGGGCTTGAAAGTGCAGCAAATCTAGATCGGTAGAGCCGGCCGGTAAGGTGAAGTTTGATTGGGGATGTTCCGACCATGATCTCCTGACCGTGATGGCATCAGGGACAGAATTACCCTACCTTCTTTTAATCTAACAACGCCCCCTTGGGGTCGGGAAGATAATGCGCAGGATGGATTGCTGGTAGAGCTCCTAAACTTGAAAATCTACCAGGTCGACCCCAATTGTCAACTTTGGTGAGCCAAGATTTTGAGGATTTCTCAACGACGGTCGATTGTCCAAGATGTTCTCCGAGCTCAAGAGAGTGTCCAAGATGTTCTCCGAGCTCTGAGACGGGACGGACATGTGAAGCCAAGTCATCAAGCTGGTACAGTCTGTTTGTTATTTATCTTTTCCAGACTGCTGTTTCTGAACAAGAAGAGAACCTCGGTCATCATACTCCAGGATGGGGTCTGAAGCCTAATGGAAGACCAAACTCTTTGTGGGTTTTGGTATTTTGCTTGCGAGTAAGCAGATGTCGGTACCTGTAGGACAACACGCAGTGACTGCTTTCATTTTGTGTGAATCGACGCGTTTTGAGGCCAAGCttgctctctcactctctcgccGTCTTTCTGTTGGCcgcaaaacaaagcaaaccaGTTGGTCTGGCTTCAAACAGGAAGTCAGCAGTTGCAGTgcacaaaacagaaaaaacagCGGCTGCATTTGGGTCAGCAGCGCCGACTGCTTTTCTGACGTTTAATGTCTCGGCCCTGCCTCGCTGAAATGCTACCGAGGGGACAGCTGAGGCTTGTTTTTGTGAGTAAGACGACATTTTTTGACTCCGGCCTGAGGATAAGCGCTCGATGAAATACATTTGAAGGAACATCCTCCAATGAACTCTAAAtgcaactttttctttttttttcttttaacgacGGTCTTAAAGCAACTTACAGATTCGGGGTTTGCTAAAAAGGGCTCTGAGAGGGATCTCCAAGATTTTGTGGGATGATGGTTTTTTGTTTATatgctcttttttgtttttaaattatcaTGCTATTACTATTTATTATGGTGCACACCAACATTTCAGCGGTTAAgaaatacatatattttaatttttattaacTCTAGATTCTTACaaatcatttgaaatgaaaatctAATGTTGCTCAATTTTCAGGAGTCGTACAGCATAAAAAAGCATCAGAATCGCTGTAAGATTTAAATTCATTGGTAAATGCTTTGCACTAATCAAATATTTCTCGATAGTTATCAGTTGAGAGGCATTCTGGGTTCCATTTTTAACAGCTTCAGTCACTTGTCCCATAAATGTTTAATTCtggagagaaaggaaaaaggtgaCTTGAAAGTGCTTATCAAAGACAAGATTCAAGCATGCAACGTGTCCTGATGGCGGCGGGCATCTCAGAAGACGTGGtgtctcaacgtcccagcaacCGACAGCACCGTCTGGTCAACAAAACTCTCCGACGGTTGGAAAAGCTGCACGAGGCATGCGCAGACCCCCGGCTAGGCCTGAAGAGCAGCTCGCCTTACCTGCTGGAGCTGCTCCCCGAGACGGCCTCTGCGCTGAGACGGGTCTGGGAGCCCTACCGAGGTCTCGGGGCGTTCACGGGCCCAGCTCCCGGGGAGGACGAGGCGGTGTTCCTCGGCCTCCATGCCAGGACCCTGCTGGCTCAGACGGACAGAGCCTTGCTGCTGTTTAAAGAAGCCAAGGAGAAGATGTTTGACGAGACGTCCAGCTACAGGTACGATACTTTGAAATCAACTTTGCGAGCAATATGCCAacgtttgtgttgtgttttgtgCCAGGAAAGACCTGACCAAGCTGTCCCTGCTCTTCAGTCACATGCTGTGGGAGCTCAAGGCCATCTTCCCGGGGGaccgttaccatggcaacacctACAACCTGACCAAAACGGAGGCGCGGGACTTTTGGAAGATGACTTTTGGCAATAAGTGAGACTTTTACTTTGCAGCTTTTGGATTTGCTTTTTGGGGGACCCTATCGTCTGTCATTCAATGAAAATGATTTTGCATTGTTTTCACCAAATATTGATTTGCCACCATTTGGTGGCATCTTCGTGCTTAGCAACTATGTTGGAGTGAGGAGGAAGTGCttcatagagaaaaaaaaaagtgcttttttGCAGGTAAGGGTCAATTTCTGAGGTTTTGCTTTGTCAACGGTCATTGAATGTAAGATATGAGTTTGCCTCCCATTATTTACTATAGATTGGTTGGTAATGAGAATAGGTTCCATCGTGAGGCCGTAGCCTCCCTCGTTTACCTCCGCTGACCTCTCATGCATAGATGCCTGGTAAGATGGAGCATCTTTGCGGAGAAGCTGCGGTGCGTGCACCCGTTCCAGGAGGGGCTGGAGTCCGTGGCTCTCAAGGCCACCCTTGATCTCACCTGCAACGATCACGTCTCAGTCTTCGAATTTGACATCTTCACCAGGCTCTTCCAGGTGATTTTGCAATGCACTACAGAAATAAAGCTAGCTTTTTCTTTCACACACATCCAATCACCTGGCCTTTGCTGACTTTGATCACAACGATCACCGATCGTTCATATGCATAAATCTTATTGGAGGCGGATCGCGATTTTCCGTTCCCAACTGAACCTCCCCTCCTTCCTTTAGCCATGGGGGTCC from Syngnathus typhle isolate RoL2023-S1 ecotype Sweden linkage group LG10, RoL_Styp_1.0, whole genome shotgun sequence includes these protein-coding regions:
- the cblc gene encoding E3 ubiquitin-protein ligase CBL-C isoform X1: MQRVLMAAGISEDVVSQRPSNRQHRLVNKTLRRLEKLHEACADPRLGLKSSSPYLLELLPETASALRRVWEPYRGLGAFTGPAPGEDEAVFLGLHARTLLAQTDRALLLFKEAKEKMFDETSSYRKDLTKLSLLFSHMLWELKAIFPGDRYHGNTYNLTKTEARDFWKMTFGNKCLVRWSIFAEKLRCVHPFQEGLESVALKATLDLTCNDHVSVFEFDIFTRLFQPWGSLLRNWTQLAVTHPGYMAFLTYDQALSRLGRHPRKPGSYIFRLSCTRMGQWAIGHVTSEGDIVQTILENTPLYLALLQGHSQGRYLYPDGQDANPDLSALHRPDHKAKVKVTQEQYELYGKVGSSFRLCKICTQEEKDTRIEPCGHLVCRRCLDSWLQKSAGHTCPYCRCDVEDTEPVEVEPYQPKHKQEKESDTDDDHEDIELVVKQMASLRKKAPERKTAQQ
- the cblc gene encoding E3 ubiquitin-protein ligase CBL-C isoform X2, which translates into the protein MQRVLMAAGISEDVVSQRPSNRQHRLVNKTLRRLEKLHEACADPRLGLKSSSPYLLELLPETASALRRVWEPYRGLGAFTGPAPGEDEAVFLGLHARTLLAQTDRALLLFKEAKEKMFDETSSYRKDLTKLSLLFSHMLWELKAIFPGDRYHGNTYNLTKTEARDFWKMTFGNKCLVRWSIFAEKLRCVHPFQEGLESVALKATLDLTCNDHVSVFEFDIFTRLFQPWGSLLRNWTQLAVTHPGYMAFLTYDQALSRLGRHPRKPGSYIFRLSCTRMGQWAIGHVTSEGDIVQTILENTPLYLALLQGHSQGRYLYPDGQDANPDLSALHRPDHKAKVKVTQEQYELYGKVGSSFRLCKICTQEEKDTRIEPCGHLVCRRCLDSWLKSAGHTCPYCRCDVEDTEPVEVEPYQPKHKQEKESDTDDDHEDIELVVKQMASLRKKAPERKTAQQ